Part of the Arachis hypogaea cultivar Tifrunner chromosome 6, arahy.Tifrunner.gnm2.J5K5, whole genome shotgun sequence genome, ACGGTGCTGCTTTATTATGGTTTTCTAAATTATCTGCAGGGTCAATTACATGTTTCGAGGACCTGGCAAGATCTTTCATCGACTACTTCGCTGCTTCAAGGATCTATGTCCGCGGCTCAGACTACCTCAGGACGATCAAACAGGGACAGCATGAGAGCCTGAAGGATTACTTAACCCGGTTCGCTGATGCTACCATGGAGATTCCGGACTTGGACCCTAACGTCCACCTGCACGCACTCAAAGCCGGACTCAGACCCGGGAAGTTTAGAGAAACAATAGCAATAACCAAACCCAAAACACTGGAAGAATTTCGAGAGAGAGCTGCAGGTCAAATGGAGATTGAGGAATTGCGGGAAGCACAGAGGTCGGACAAACAGCCAACCAGAAAAGAGGACGAAAAGACATCCAGACCACCAAACAGGAAAGATCAGAAAAAGCCATTCAGGCTTACTCCAAAGTTCGACACCTATACCAGATTCAACACAAAAAGGGAAAACATAATCAAGGATATTCTCAACGCCAAAATAGTCAAACCTCCCGCCagagcagggagctaccaagatCAACGGTTCGTGGACAGAAGCAAGCACTGTGCTTTCCATAAAAAATATGGACATACAACGGACGAATGTGTAATAGCCAAGGACCTCCTAGAAAGATTAGCTCGGCAAGGCCTCTTGGACAAATATGTCGAAGGTCGGAAAAGCAGAGAAACCAAAAGAGAACCAGAGGAGCGCTCAACagagagagaaaagggaaaaTGGACAATAACAGATCCTCCCAGGGGaatcataaactgcatatcaGGAGGATATGCGGGAGGAGACGAAACAAGCTCGGCCCGAAAAAGGAGTTACCGAGCAATGCTGGAAATCGAAGGAACAATACCTGCAACAACTCACAACACAAAAGAACTAGAGATAACCTTTAGTCAAGGCGACATAGCTTCAACAAGTCCAAACCTGGACGACCCTGTGGTAATATCTATACAAGCTGGAGAACTATTGGTAAGGAAGGTGCTTCTAGACCCAGGTAGTAGTGCTGATGTacttttttattcaacttttataaaaatgcAATTGTCTGAAAAAGCCATGCAACCGTCATCCGGAGAACTAGTTGGGTTCTCTGGAGAAAGGGTCCCAATAAAAGGACACATATGGCTAAGAACAACAATGGGCAACCCCTCATTGGCAAGAGCTGTGGACATCCAATATCTCATAGTTTACTGTCCTAGTCCTTATAACATTATACTCGGAAGACCCACCCTGAATAACTTCAGAGCGGTAGTATCTACATTACACTTGTGTGTTAAGTTTCAGGCACAAAACAACAAAATAGCAACAGTACATTCAAACCGACAACAAGCTCGACAATGCTACAATGCTAGCTTAAAGAAAACCAGCATGCAACCAAAAGCTGATCTAGAAGCAAAAACAAGTCATGGCAGATCCGAGGTGTTGACGCTTGCCGAATTGGATCCAAGAGGGGATCTCCAAGAAAGACCCCAACCAATAGACGAACTCCAACAGATTCCTCTGACGATAAAAGCCGAACAGATTACCTACATCGGCCAAGCATTAAAAGGAGAAGAGAGAGCAAAGCTAATAAGATTACTCCAGGACAACGCCGAATTATTTGCGTGGACACCAGCAGACATGCCAGGAATCGATCCGAGCATAATCAGTCACAAGCTCGCCATAAACAAAACAGCCAAACCGATCGCCCAGAAAAAGAGGAACCTTGGAACGGAAAAAGTAAAAGCAGCCCTTGAAGAAACAAAAAAGCTCCTCAACGCCGGTTTCATCAAAGAACTCCGTTTTACCACTTGGCTTTCAAATGTGGTTATGGTAAGGAAACactcaggtaaatggcgcatgtgcgtcgactttacaaaTTTAAATAAGGCTTGCCCCAAAGATGCCTATCCTTTACCTTGCATTGATAAACTAGTAGATAATGCTTCTGGATTTAAAactctgagcttcatggatgcatactcaggATATAATCAGATCCTTATGCATCCAGAAGACCAAAGCAAAACGGCTTTCATAACAAAACACGGAAATTTTTGCTACAAAGTTATGCCATTTGGCCTTAAGAATGCAGGAGCAACATACCAATGACTTATGGACAAAGTATTCCAACATCAAATAGGACGAAATATGGAGATCTATGTGGACGTGGCAAAGACATCGGCACAAGGATCACACTATAAGGACCTTGAATAAGCATTCCAACAACTCAGAGCatacaacatgagactcaacccaGAAAAATGTGCATTCGGGGTTCAAGGGGGGAAATTCCTCGGATTCATGCTGACTTcacgaggaattgaggcaaacccaGAAAAATGTGAAGCTATTTTTAACATGAACAGCCCAAAGACAATAAAGGAAGCACAACAGCTAGCAGGCCGAGTTGCTGCACTATCATGATTCTTACCTGCAGTAGCAAACCGATCATACCATTTTTTCAAAACAATCTCCAAGAGCCAAAAGTTCAACTGGACGGAAGAATGTGAACGATCTTTCACAGAGCTCAAACAAACACTATCATCACCACCTATCCCCTAAAAACCAAAGCCCGGTAAaccattattcttatatttatctgTTTCTAACCATGCCATAAGTTCTGTACTAGTCTCTGAAACAGGGAAAACACAAAACCCAGTATACTTCGTCAGCAGAGTCCTACAGCCAGCAGAAACCAGGTACCCAAAAATAGAACAGCTCGCATTAGCCCTAGTCACGACAGCAAGAAGATTGAGGCAGTATTTCCAAAGCCACATCATAATAGTTAGAACGAATCAACCACTGAGACAAATTCTAACAAAACCTGAGCTGGCTGGATGCTTAACAAAATGGTCCGTCGAGCTCTCCAAATATGACATACAATACCAACCTCGGAAGACTCCAAGACTGCAAATACTAGCCGACTTCATCTCTGAATTGACAACAGAGTGTAGGCCAGAGGAACATAGCTGGAAGCTTTATGTAGATGGTGCAGCAAACAAAGATGGAAGTGGAGCAGGCGTAACACTCAAAAGAGGTGAACAGGTCGAAGCCGAGCAATCATTACAATTTTCCTTCGTAGCAAGCAACAACCAGGCCGAATATGAAGCCCTCCTAGCCGGACTAAAACTCATCCGGGATTTACAAATATCTCAACTCACCGCTTATTGCGACTTCCTGCTCATCGTCCAACAGATCAAAGGCGAAttccaggtaaaagatcctttGTTAGAGAAATACTGGCTCATAACAAAGGACCCTATCTCAAAATTTCACAAATTTGAAATAATACATGTGAATAGAGAACAAAACGCAAGAGCCGATGTTTTATCTAAATTAGCAACAACAAGGCCACAATCACACACACCAACACTTTCACAGTTAACACTTGAAAAGCCAAGCTTTGAATTAAATAGCATATGCAGCATTACACAGGTAGAGGATTGGAGAACACCTTTTCTTCAATATATCAAAACAGGAACAATCCCAAAGGACGAACAAAATCCACAACTCTTCCGAAGAAAAGCAAGCTACTACACAATGGTAGGAGATAGCCTATACAGACGAGGATTCTCACAGCCTCTACTAAAATGTCTCAGAAAAGATGATGCTGAAATAGTCATGGCAGAAACACATGAAGGAGTATGTGGAAATCATATTGGCGGCCGAGCTCTGTCAGCCAAAATATTGCGAACAGGATACTACTGGCCAACTATAAAGAGGGATGCATAACAAAAGTAAGGACATGCAACAATTGTCAGAAGCACGCCAACATCTCAACAACACCCGCCGAGGAGTTGCACACCTTGGAGGTAAGTTGGCCTTTCGACCATTGGGGGCTAGACATTCTAGGCCCCTTCCCGAAAGCGCCAGGATAGGTAAAGTTTCTTTTGGTATCAATAGATTACTTCTCCAAATGGATTGAAGCACAACCCCTAGCGCGAATCACAGCAGAGAAAGTAAGAACCTTCCTTTGGAAGAACATCATATGCCGTTACGGCATACCAAGAGAAGTAATCTCTGACAATGGAAGGCAGTTCACAGACCATAAACTTGCCACCTTTTTACAAAATTTCAACATCAAACACCACTTTAGCTCGGTCGAGCATCCTCAAATGAATGGTCAAGTAGAATCAGCTAACAGAGTTATTTTGCAGGCCTTAAAGAAGAAGTTGGACGAAGTAAAGAGCGAATGGGCAGATCTCGTACCAGAAGTCCTATGGGGGTACAACACGACAATCCAATCAGCAACAGGAGAAACCCCATTCAAACTAGTATATGGAGCCGAGGCCCTCATACCTGTAGAAGTCGGCACGACTAGCCTGAGAACCAAACTCTATGATacgaacaacaacaacaatgaaagatTAACAGACTTGGATCTACTGGACGAGGAAAGGGAGATAGCAACAATTAAACAACGAGCAATGAAACAGCTCATACAAAAACGACACAACAAAAAGGTCCATCCAAGGACATTCGAGAATGGAGAGCTCGTCCTCAGAAAAACAGAAGAAGCAAGAAAACCTCAAAAGCATGGAAAATTAGCAGCAAACTAGGAGGGACCATTCCGAATTTCTAAAGTGCTCGGCAAAGGAGCCTACCAATTAGAGACATTGTTAAACAGTCCAATACCAGGAAACTGGAATGTATCCTCCTTGAGGAAATACCAATCATAGTGTATATAGCGCGGATGAAGGTACTCTTTTTCCCATTTTGAGATTTTATCCCAACAAAATAAGGGTTTTACTCAGAAAGGGTTTTAATGGGGCCGGACGCCTTATCCAATTAATCAAACGATACAGTCTTACAATAAAAAGACTAATATATTCTACTCTACAAAAGCCCAAAGCCATTACAGATATAAGTTCAAACagatatatataaaccaaaacaaacAACCGAGCTTCACACTCGGCAAAAGCCATAAGTAGTCAAAATACATAGCTAGAAACATTAACAAACAGGTCCAAAAAACTCCAAACAACATTTTTACAAATCTTCATTCTATCTTATCCCCAATACTCGAACTATCACTTTGTTTACCAACTTCATCATCGATCAATTCGCCATCAACAATGATTTTCGTGGCATCAAGTTTAGCAGCATCAACCTCAGGGAACAAAACCCGAACCTGGTCGGTAGCCCGCTCAAAGCCTTGAGCAAAGGCCTCATAAATCTCATTCTCCAACTCCTTCACCCGAGCCATTAGTCGATCATTTTCCGATGTCAGAGTTTTATTTCCTTCCAAGACCGAACTATGAAGGCGTTTCTCTTCAGCAAGCTCTTCTTCCTTTCCCTTCAAAGATGACGAAAGTTCAGTAatcatcttctccttctcttGAACAGCAGTAGACAACTCAGAAATCTCAACAGAATCTTTGACTTCAGATTCCACAGCAAGCTCTTGAACTCTCCCAATAGCGACAAGTCGGGCCCCAATAACCTAAGacaaaaaaaccaacaaaaacatCAACATAAGGATACATGgtgataaaacataaaataatacaaCCAAAATACCTGAAGAAAGCGACTCATCCCAGCACGTCCAACCTCTTCTATCATTTTCGAGTCCTCGGGAAATCGACACACCTCATCAGCAAGAGTAGCAAAGGAAAAAAACCTTGACCACAGGGACCTCATGCTATCATCCTCACGATAAGCATGAAGTCTCCTCTGAGACTCATAGGCAGCCTCTACAATAGGTAGGACAGGGGAATGCTCCTCCTTACTCTCAGCCTTCTCGGCACGAGtcttttcccttttcctttttagTCGAGGATTAGCCCCTGCTTGACCAACGTCACCGCCGCCCTTACCTACATTTGTCATTGACccctctttctcacttttcttcCTCTGATTAAAATAGGACTTCAGTCCAGCAGTAGTGATGGTGGGGGCTTTCTCAGCTACAGACATAAACACAAGACAAAATATTAGAAGCAACTACACCTCCATTTCAGAAAATAAACACTAAAACTAGTTACCTAGATAATCCAAAACAACCTCCTTATCCGAATCCCACTTCAACAAATCTGCAATAGATAACAACCCTACCAACTCCTCTAACAAAAAGTCCAACACGACATTGTCATCAAAAACCCTATCATCAACATCAAGAACCTGCATAGGTTCAGGAGACCAAGAAAGAGGAAACCTCTCTTCTAGATATTCATTCAAATAAAAAGGAAACTCACTTTTAACACTCCTAACCTTGACAAACATTGTTTTAAAATCTTTGAACGATGATTTGTATAAGGAAAACACTGACCGACGAGGATGACTATTGAGATTTACCCACAAACCCCGCCTAACTCCTTTAGATTAAAACAATGAAAAGAATACTCTCAGCGAAGGAGGATATTCTAGAATACTCATCAGAATCTCAAAAGCACGGacaaaaccccaggagttgggatGTAACTGGGAGGGAGCACAATTCAACCAAAATAACACACCGCACTCAAAATCTGTAAATGGAAACCGGACACCAATCTCAGTCAACAAACACGAATAAATGTAGAAATATGACCAACCATCGACCTGCTCACAAACACGATCCTCCTCCCCACAAGGTAAAAGCTCTATCCTAAGCTCATGACCCTCTCTAACCCATACGTTAGAACCTAACACCTTTACGGATTCAGAATCACTAAACCTAGAAACACACTGTTTCACTTATTCACTAACCCAACTGCAAGGGTCGCCCTCCGCCAGAACAACCTTacccttttccataaccaaaGACCAAACAGGAAAattagaaagaagaagaagaagaccagAACCCTTTAACACAAACCTTTGATATTCATTCTTTCTCTTTCGCTGGTGAAAAAAACGCAAGTATTGGAGATTCAGACTAAACAGAAGTTACCTATGATACTCCCAGTAATAAAAACATGGGGTAATGAAACAGTTTTTTCTCCAAAACTACCTCAGAATCTCAACCACTCACTCACCATGATGCAAACCAAGGGCCAAGATTGCACAAGATACTGTAACGGGGACTCACATCAAACACTTTAACGCGGGAAACAAAACGGTCATTAAATGCACATTTACACCTTTTCCGAGACAAAAAATCAAAAGGCAGCAACAACAAATCTAACCCCAAACAAATAAAAGCTCGCCCTATACTCCTAAAGACACACGGCGaccttgggggctatgatacgtAGCCTAAAAACCCGGTCAACCGACTATATCTCCACACACAAACCTCGGTCAATAAAGCAAATCTCAACAAACAAAATCTAATAACAAACACCGCCAAAACCAAGGATAAGGGCATAACTCAGAATCTCAACTGACTACACTAACGGCATCAGGATAACCTCGGTCAACACAAATAATCCCTAAATAAACTCCAACTGAACGAGTTCCCAAACGTCTATATAAACAAATTAGTAACCTTGGGGCAAGGCAGGTCACAGAACTCACTataatttatttctcttattctcTCATATCTCACAttcttacttgagcgtcggagtgctttttgTAGGTGCTCCCGCCGCGGTGTTCCAGCTCAGCCGACGTATAGCTCTTCCTCCTGAACTCGGACAACAGCAGGAGAAGTCACTATACCTCGGCCTCCTACGCATGGAACATGTTTGAAGACATCACATCGACAATAACAGAATAATGGAGGAATTCAATCAAATTTTTCTGAGTATTTTTGTGGTGTAAAGGTCGTCCTTGTGTTAAATAAGGGAATTAGTATTTTTGTTAGTGCTGGTTTGTTTGTTCagcccatgacaaaaaaaaaataataacaataataaataaatttaatttacctgatAACTTTTGATAGTAGGTTAACTTTTAAAGAGTGTTGCACTCCCTACTTTACCTGGAGTGCACTAGTTTTCGCCCTAAAACAAAGACTTTTTTAAACAATAAGTTTTATAATTATTGTATTATATCAATGTAATATatagtattaattaaaaatcttaaTTCATTCTCTAAATATAGGGTTTAAAATTCTGTAATTATTGTTCTTAAATATatcaataaactaaataaaaaaatgaattcagtttaaaaaaatttatgagaTTAAACATTTTTTTGTACATTATTCATTCAATAATATGAATAACATATATtaatgaaaaatttatttttatatagttaagTTCTATTATAGAAAAGCATttggagtgaagagaaaagcatgctagaaggagaattcatggaaaatgagcatttggagaactcaaggccacgtgcacgcgtcatccacgtgtacgcgtgaggaGGGGATTCACCagcaacgcgcacgcgtcacccatgcgcacGCATGAAAGAGAAAGTTGTCAGTGACACGTCATATGacccatgcatacgcatgacaagcggcacgtgatctcattaaaggcaaaacactgggggcgatttttaaGCTCAAGGAGgcctaaatccaactcatttctgatgcttttgaacccaagaatTGCAAGGGAATGGGGGAGGGGGAAGTAGTCATAttgtagttttcatcatgttttaggttagaattttagagagaaaagctatctcttctctctagaatttagggtagtttaggtcaaatttccttagatccaagttttaattcttatttttatttcaattctctttatattttattgttctattgtcttaatcctcttagtttctcttgttaatttatttATGTTGCCATTTTTACTTTTATGAACTCTTATAGATTTTGATTATCTCTTAATGTAATTTCATGTTTTCATgtgtttctatgtttatcttaatTGTCATTGTTGATTTATTGTTTGTATTAGTTATGGATTTTATTAATTCttacattttgtgatgtttacttctattgcactctatgtgtttgataaaatgtttccatTAGTATTAGGGTAGTTTtctatactcttggcctaggctaagagaattgggtgatcttgagtcattgggtctaattgaattggagaattgagaacccttagtggttaatttgatacccattaacgctagcctactactaagtcaattagtagttaggttgggacttatgggttgttTACTGGTTTAAgtgtataaaagtaaaataaagataacgttactcagtggttgtgaattcaatgataagaagatggttaaggcttcggagatgctttgttcttctgaatcaatttcttactgtctactccaactgtgaatgatttcttctatagcatgttgtatgtgatcaacgccggttTGAGCAGCCACCAATCTTCCTCTAGGCTGAACACCAGGTTTAGTGCGCATCCAGtatgaatgagggtgaagctcctgcagttcattcccttggtgatcctactcaaaacaccacagataaggtcgaatcttccggatcagagaatgctgcgccttgattctagcctttaccacaaagaccctaatctccccatacctcggctgaactgatgtctcaagaagtccccaacaaagtcgtggattagccgtctaagagatgtataatcaagctagtggttcattgatatccgatgaaagacgctgcgctaaacccatgtagaatagagataacttgtgatggttcaactcattcataaggttgaagaacgaagatacatcttaggagaGAGTCAAATatgaattgaaatagaacagtagtacttttattaatccataaaacacaacagagctcctaaccttaacctaggataTTTAATGGCTCATATTGTACATAGAACAATGTAAAAAC contains:
- the LOC140173447 gene encoding uncharacterized protein gives rise to the protein MAENGAQSFNQAELLAQMVELQAEVRRLAELSTQNNTGKHEESSSKNAALGNSDPLSITPPKEKLTLDNPFSKEITNFKMPKGFVLPNSLEPYKGIGDPRSHVKKFQSMMFFNGPNNEPILCRSFPTYLDGAALLWFSKLSAGSITCFEDLARSFIDYFAASRIYVRGSDYLRTIKQGQHESLKDYLTRFADATMEIPDLDPNVHLHALKAGLRPGKFRETIAITKPKTLEEFRERAAGQMEIEELREAQRSDKQPTRKEDEKTSRPPNRKDQKKPFRLTPKFDTYTRFNTKRENIIKDILNAKIVKPPARAGSYQDQRFVDRSKHCAFHKKYGHTTDECVIAKDLLERLARQGLLDKYVEGRKSRETKREPEERSTEREKGKWTITDPPRGIINCISGGYAGGDETSSARKRSYRAMLEIEGTIPATTHNTKELEITFSQGDIASTSPNLDDPVVISIQAGELLVRKVLLDPGSSADVLFYSTFIKMQLSEKAMQPSSGELVGFSGERVPIKGHIWLRTTMGNPSLARAVDIQYLIVYCPSPYNIILGRPTLNNFRAVVSTLHLCVKFQAQNNKIATVHSNRQQARQCYNASLKKTSMQPKADLEAKTSHGRSEVLTLAELDPRGDLQERPQPIDELQQIPLTIKAEQITYIGQALKGEERAKLIRLLQDNAELFAWTPADMPGIDPSIISHKLAINKTAKPIAQKKRNLGTEKVKAALEETKKLLNAGFIKELRFTTWLSNVVMVRKHSVSETGKTQNPVYFVSRVLQPAETRYPKIEQLALALVTTARRLRQYFQSHIIIVRTNQPLRQILTKPELAGCLTKWSVELSKYDIQYQPRKTPRLQILADFISELTTECRPEEHSWKLYVDGAANKDGSGAGVTLKRGEQVEAEQSLQFSFVASNNQAEYEALLAGLKLIRDLQISQLTAYCDFLLIVQQIKGEFQVKDPLLEKYWLITKDPISKFHKFEIIHVNREQNARADVLSKLATTRPQSHTPTLSQLTLEKPSFELNSICSITQVEDWRTPFLQYIKTGTIPKDEQNPQLFRRKASYYTMVGDSLYRRGFSQPLLKCLRKDDAEIVMAETHEGVCGNHIGGRALSAKILRTGYYWPTIKRDA